The following nucleotide sequence is from Alkalihalobacillus sp. LMS39.
ATATAATGAAGTAAAAGAAGTTCGTATCGGAAAATATATGGAATTGACACTTGAAAAAGGTGACTATGATTTAGATACAAGAGTGAAAGAAATGTGTGAAAAGCTTCTTGCCAACACTGTTATTGAAGTATTTCGTTATGAGGTGGAGGAGGTTCAATCATCATGAAATTTGCCGTCATAGTCTTTCCTGGTTCAAACTGTGATGCAGATATGTACCATGCGATAAAAGATGGTTTAGGTGAAGATGTTGAATACGTATGGCATGCAGAAACGAATTTAGATGAGTTTGATGCGATTTTATTACCTGGTGGTTTCTCTTATGGGGACTATTTACGTTCAGGTGCCATTGCAAGATTTTCAAATATTATGGAGTCTGTGATTCAAGCAGCCGAAGCAGGGAAACCCGTGTTAGGCGTATGTAACGGATTTCAAATTTTATTAGAAGCCGGCTTATTACCAGGTGCGATGAAACGAAATGAAAATTTAAAATTTATTTGTCGCCCCGTTAATTTAGTTGTTGAAAACAACGAGACAATGTTTACGTCTGATTATAGTACAGATCAAGTGATTTCCATTCCTGTTGCTCATGGTGAAGGAAACTACTATTGTGATGAAGAGACATTCGCAAAGTTAAAAGCAAACGGACAAATTGTTTTCACTTATGAAACAAATGTCAATGGGTCACTAGAACAAATCGCTGGAATTACGAATGAAAAAGGGAACGTATTAGGAATGATGCCTCATCCAGAGCGAGCGGTAGAGCAGCTTTTAGGTAGTGAGGACGGATTAAAGTTATTTACATCTATTTTACGAAACTGGAGGGAAACCAATGTCGTTACATCGTGAACCTAACGAACAACAGATCAAAGAACAAAAGATTTATCGTGAGATGGGTCTAACGGATGACGAGTTTCAATTAGTAGAAAATATTCTAGGTCGCCTTCCGAACTATACAGAAACTGGCTTATTTTCAGTAATGTGGTCAGAACACTGTTCTTATAAAAACTCAAAAGTATTATTAAAGAAATTCCCTGTTGATGGAGAAAAAGTACTTCAAGGGCCTGGTGAAGGTGCTGGAATTATCGATATAGGTGATAACCAAGCGGTTGTATTTAAAATTGAAAGCCATAACCATCCGTCAGCGATTGAACCATATCAAGGAGCAGCAACAGGTGTTGGTGGAATCCTTCGTGATGTCTTCTCAATGGGAGCAAGACCGATTTCGATTTTAAATTCATTGCGATTTGGTGAGTTAACCTCTCCGAAAGTTAAATATTTATTTGAAGAAGTTGTAGCTGGGATTGCCGGTTATGGAAACTGTGTCGGCGTTCCAACGGTTGGGGGAGAAGTACAATTTGACCCTTGCTATGAAGGAAATCCGCTTGTAAATGCGATGTGTGTTGGTTTAATTGACCATAAAGACATTCAAAAAGGACAGGCAAAAGGTGTCGGCAATACAGTGATGTATGTTGGTGCTTCCACAGGTCGTGATGGAATCCATGGAGCGACATTTGCTTCAGAAGATTTAAGTGAAACGTCCGAAGAAAAGCGTTCAGCTGTTCAAGTTGGGGATCCTTTTATGGAGAAATTATTACTTGAAGCATGCCTAGAACTTATTCAATCAGATGCCCTTGTTGGTATTCAAGATATGGGGGCTGCTGGATTAACATCATCTTCAGCTGAAATGGCAAGTAAAGCGGGTTCAGGAATTGAAATGAACCTTGATGCTGTTCCACAACGTGAAACAGAAATGACACCGTATGAAATGATGCTATCTGAATCACAAGAAAGAATGTTAATTGTTGTAAAAAAAGGTAGAGAAGATGAAATTCGTGAAATTGTTGAGCGTTGGGGCTTAGCGTGTACAGATATCGGACGTGTAACAGATGATAAAACATTACGCCTTCTGCACCAAGGGAAGATCGTTGCAGAGGTTCCTGTTGATGCATTAGCAGAAGATGCTCCAGTTTATCATAAGCCATCAAGAGAGCCTGAATATTATCGTGAATTCCAACAACAAGAAAATAAAGTACCAACAGTTGAAAACCCGAAAGAAACAATGTTAGCGTTACTATCACAACCTACGATCGCAAGCAAAGAGTGGGTGTATGATCAATATGATTACATGGTGCAAACAAATACGGTAGTAAGTCCAGGTTCAGATGCAGCCGTAGTTCGTATTCGTGATACGAAAAAAGCATTGGCGATGACGACCGATTGTAATTCCCGGTACTTATATCTTGACCCAGAAGTCGGTGGAAAAATCGCGATTGCTGAAGCGGCACGAAATATTGTTTGTTCTGGAGGCGTTCCATTAGGTGTTACAGACTGCTTAAATTACGGAAATCCAGAAAAACCAGAAATTTTCTGGCAGTTAGAAAAGTCAACAGATGGTATGAGTGAAGCATGTCGGACATTAGAAACACCAGTTATCGGTGGAAATGTGTCTTTATATAATGAAACAAATGGAGAAGCGATTTATCCGACCCCTACAATTGGGATGGTTGGCTTAATTGAAGATACGGCTCATATTACAACACAGTCTTTTAAAGAAGCTGGCGATGTTATCTATTTAGTAGGAGAAACAAAGCAAGAGTTTGGTGGAAGTGAACTTCAAAAACTGACGGAAGGCCAAATTTCAGGAAAATCACCAGCGTTAGATTTAGAAGTGGAAAAAGCAAGGCAAGCTCAAGTGTTACAAGCAATCCAAGCTGGATTTGTTCAATCTGCACATGATCTTGCAGAAGGTGGATTTGCAGTTGCTTTAGCTGAAAGTGTGATGGATGGAAATGTCGGCGCAAAAGCAACAATTTCCGGTGATGTTGTAACAGAGTTGTTCTCAGAAACACAATCTCGTTTTCTTATTACAGTAAAGGAAGAAAACAAAGCGGCATTCGAACAAATCGTCAAAGATGCAAAAGTCGTTGGAGCAGTAACAGAAGAAACGGGTGTAATTATTACACATGAAACAGAAGGTGAAGTCCTTTCTGCCTCTCATAAAGAAATTGAAACATCTTGGAAAGGAGCTATTCCATGCTTGCTGAAATCAAAGGCTTAAATGAAGAATGCGGTGTGTTTGCCATTTGGGGGCATAAAGATGCCTCCCAAATTTCTTATTACGGATTACACAGTCTTCAACACCGTGGACAAGAAGGAGCAGGCATTGTTGTTTCAGATGGTGAAAAGCTATCCATTCATAAGGGAAATGGATTAGTAAATGAAGTGTTTAGCCAAAATGATGTAAACCAATTGCATGGGAAAGCTGCTATCGGCCATGTTCGCTATGCAACAGCCGGAGGGGGAGGAATTGCCAATGTGCAACCTCTTCTCTTTCGTTCCCAAACAGGAAGTCTCGCGATTGCCCATAATGGCAATTTAGTAAATGCGAACCAACTGAAACATCAGCTTGAAAGTCAAGGAAGTATCTTTCAGTCAACGTCAGATACAGAAGTACTTGCGCATTTAATTAAACGTAGTGCTTATCCGCGCTTAGTAGATAAGATAAAAAATAGTTTAACGATGTTAAAAGGGGCTTATGCATTTGCGATATTAACGGAAGACCAGATGGTTGTTGCGCTTGACCCGAATGGGTTACGTCCACTTTCCATCGGTCGATTAGGTGATGCTTATGTTGTTGCTTCTGAAACATGTGCGTTTGATGTTGTTGGAGCGACATATGAACGTGAAGTACAGCCAGGAGAACTCGTTGTGTTTTCTGAAGAAGGAGTGTACTCAGAGCAATTTGCAACAAGTGTACCTCGTGCTATCTGTAGTATGGAGTATGTTTATTTTGCAAGACCAGATAGCAATGTAGATGAAATCAATGTTCATACAGCAAGAAAAAATCTAGGCAAGCAACTAGCACTAGAATCTCCAGTAGAAGCAGATGTTGTAACAGGAGTGCCTGATTCTAGTATTTCAGCAGCAATCGGTTATGCCGAGCAAACGGGAATTCCTTATGAATTAGGAATGATAAAAAACCGATATGTCGGAAGAACGTTTATCCAACCTTCACAAGAATTACGTGAGCAAGGGGTAAAAATGAAGCTTTCAGCTGTTCGAGGTGTTGTTGAAGGGAAACGAGTGGTTATGATCGATGATTCTATCGTAAGAGGAACAACAAGTAAACGTATCGTTAACATGTTAAGAGAAGCAGGAGCTACCGAAGTCCATGTTAGAATTAGTTCACCACCAATTAAAAATCCTTGCTTTTACGGAATTGATACGTCTACAAAAGAAGAACTTATTGCGGCAACAAATACAATAGAAGAAATGCGAGAAATGATGGGCGCTGATACGCTGGCATTTTTAAGTGTAGACGGTTTGTATGAAGGGATTGGCCGTTCAAAAGAAGTAACCAACTGTGGTCAATGTGTCGCTTGCTTTACAGGACAGTATCCAACGGAAATTTACCCTGATACACTTCATCCGCATGATAAATGTTAATGAAAAAGATTACACGATAGGGGGACCTATAAATGTCGGAAGCGTATAAACGAGCTGGTGTTGATATTGAAGCCGGTTATGAAGCGGTAGAACGAATGAAAAAGCACGTAGCGAGAACGAAACGTCCTGAAGTTCTTGGTGGATTAGGTTCTTTTGGTGGTATGTTTGATTTGTCTCAATTTAATTTAAAAGAGCCTGTGCTTATTTCAGGTACAGATGGAGTCGGAACTAAGTTGATGCTTGTCTTTATGATGGACAAGCATGACACAATTGGTGTTGATGCAGTAGCGATGTGTGTAAATGATATTATTGCACAAGGAGCAGAACCATTATACTTCCTTGATTATATTGCTTGTGGAAAAGCTGTTCCTGAAAAAATCGAAGCGATCGTAAAAGGGCTAGCAGATGGCTGCCAACAAGCTGGCTGTGCCATTGTAGGTGGAGAAACAGCGGAAATGCCAGGGATGTACAGTGAAGAGGAGTATGATCTCGCTGGTTTTACGGTTGGAATTGTAGAAAAGTCAAAGCTCATCACAGGAGAGCACATTAAAGAGGGCGATGTCATTATCGGATTACAATCCAACGGTGTTCATTCCAATGGATTCTCACTCGTTCGGAAAGTATTGCTTGAAGAAAATCAATTACAGTTACAAGAGACATATGATGGCTTTTCTCAGTCATTAGGAGCAGAATTATTAACGCCAACAAGAATATATGTGAAGCCACTCTTAAAAGTATTAGAAAAATTTGAAGTCAAAGGAATTTCTCATATTACAGGTGGGGGATTTTATGAAAACATCCCACGTATGCTTCCTGAACAAGTAGGAGCAGACATTCAATTTGGGACATGGACAATTCCTCCTATCTTCTCTTTTATTGAAGAAAAAGGTTCTATTTCGAAAAAAGATATGTTCTCAACGTTTAATATGGGAATTGGAATGGCCCTTGTTGTTTCTGAACAAGACGCAAAACAAGTCATAGCAGAATTAGAGTCACACGGAGAAACAGCGTTTGCAATTGGTAGAGTAAAGCAAGGCGAAGGAGTCTCGATCGGAGGCATTTCATGATGAAGCTAGCAGTCTTTGCTTCTGGTTCAGGAACGAATTTTCAAGCGATTATTGATGCGGTTGAAGACGGTCGCCTTCAAGCTGAGCTCGTGTTATTAGTTTGTGATAAACCAGAAGCGAAAGCGATTGAGCGAGCAAATACCCATCAGATTCCAACGTTTGTGTTTCAGCCGAAGCAATATTCGAACAAAGAGGCATTCGAATTAGAAATATTGGCGCAGTTACAAAACTGTAACGTCGATTATATCGCATTAGCAGGTTATATGAGACTCATCGGTCCAACGCTATTGCAAGCTTTTGAAGGACGAATTATTAATATTCATCCTTCTCTTTTACCTGCCTTTCCTGGGAAAGATGCGATTGGACAAGCATTTCAGGCAAAGGTTAGTGAAACAGGAGTCACCATTCATTATGTAGATGAAGGAATGGATACAGGTCCAATTATTGCTCAAGGCAAAATCCAAGTCGATAAAGAAGATACGATTGAAGCAGTGACGAAAAAAATTCAAAAAGTAGAACATGAGTTATATCCTGCAACATTACAGAAACTATTCAGTGAAAAGGTAGGAAGGGAGCTTAATGATGACAATTAAACGAGCACTTGTGAGCGTGTCAGATAAAGAGGGAATTGTCCCATTTGTTCAAGCTTTAGTAGAGCAAGGGGTAGAAGTCATTTCAACTGGTGGAACGAAAAAAGCATTGGAGGAAGCTGGTGTTACCGTCATTGGCATTTCAGAAGTTACAGGTTTTCCTGAAATTATGGATGGTCGTGTAAAAACATTACATCCAAACATCCATGGTGGTCTTTTAGCAATGAGAGAAAGACAAGAACATGTAGACCAGCTAC
It contains:
- the purS gene encoding phosphoribosylformylglycinamidine synthase subunit PurS, whose product is MLKVKVFVTLKESVLDPQGSAVTSSLHALSYNEVKEVRIGKYMELTLEKGDYDLDTRVKEMCEKLLANTVIEVFRYEVEEVQSS
- the purQ gene encoding phosphoribosylformylglycinamidine synthase subunit PurQ, with the protein product MKFAVIVFPGSNCDADMYHAIKDGLGEDVEYVWHAETNLDEFDAILLPGGFSYGDYLRSGAIARFSNIMESVIQAAEAGKPVLGVCNGFQILLEAGLLPGAMKRNENLKFICRPVNLVVENNETMFTSDYSTDQVISIPVAHGEGNYYCDEETFAKLKANGQIVFTYETNVNGSLEQIAGITNEKGNVLGMMPHPERAVEQLLGSEDGLKLFTSILRNWRETNVVTS
- the purL gene encoding phosphoribosylformylglycinamidine synthase subunit PurL, with protein sequence MSLHREPNEQQIKEQKIYREMGLTDDEFQLVENILGRLPNYTETGLFSVMWSEHCSYKNSKVLLKKFPVDGEKVLQGPGEGAGIIDIGDNQAVVFKIESHNHPSAIEPYQGAATGVGGILRDVFSMGARPISILNSLRFGELTSPKVKYLFEEVVAGIAGYGNCVGVPTVGGEVQFDPCYEGNPLVNAMCVGLIDHKDIQKGQAKGVGNTVMYVGASTGRDGIHGATFASEDLSETSEEKRSAVQVGDPFMEKLLLEACLELIQSDALVGIQDMGAAGLTSSSAEMASKAGSGIEMNLDAVPQRETEMTPYEMMLSESQERMLIVVKKGREDEIREIVERWGLACTDIGRVTDDKTLRLLHQGKIVAEVPVDALAEDAPVYHKPSREPEYYREFQQQENKVPTVENPKETMLALLSQPTIASKEWVYDQYDYMVQTNTVVSPGSDAAVVRIRDTKKALAMTTDCNSRYLYLDPEVGGKIAIAEAARNIVCSGGVPLGVTDCLNYGNPEKPEIFWQLEKSTDGMSEACRTLETPVIGGNVSLYNETNGEAIYPTPTIGMVGLIEDTAHITTQSFKEAGDVIYLVGETKQEFGGSELQKLTEGQISGKSPALDLEVEKARQAQVLQAIQAGFVQSAHDLAEGGFAVALAESVMDGNVGAKATISGDVVTELFSETQSRFLITVKEENKAAFEQIVKDAKVVGAVTEETGVIITHETEGEVLSASHKEIETSWKGAIPCLLKSKA
- the purF gene encoding amidophosphoribosyltransferase → MLAEIKGLNEECGVFAIWGHKDASQISYYGLHSLQHRGQEGAGIVVSDGEKLSIHKGNGLVNEVFSQNDVNQLHGKAAIGHVRYATAGGGGIANVQPLLFRSQTGSLAIAHNGNLVNANQLKHQLESQGSIFQSTSDTEVLAHLIKRSAYPRLVDKIKNSLTMLKGAYAFAILTEDQMVVALDPNGLRPLSIGRLGDAYVVASETCAFDVVGATYEREVQPGELVVFSEEGVYSEQFATSVPRAICSMEYVYFARPDSNVDEINVHTARKNLGKQLALESPVEADVVTGVPDSSISAAIGYAEQTGIPYELGMIKNRYVGRTFIQPSQELREQGVKMKLSAVRGVVEGKRVVMIDDSIVRGTTSKRIVNMLREAGATEVHVRISSPPIKNPCFYGIDTSTKEELIAATNTIEEMREMMGADTLAFLSVDGLYEGIGRSKEVTNCGQCVACFTGQYPTEIYPDTLHPHDKC
- the purM gene encoding phosphoribosylformylglycinamidine cyclo-ligase, which gives rise to MSEAYKRAGVDIEAGYEAVERMKKHVARTKRPEVLGGLGSFGGMFDLSQFNLKEPVLISGTDGVGTKLMLVFMMDKHDTIGVDAVAMCVNDIIAQGAEPLYFLDYIACGKAVPEKIEAIVKGLADGCQQAGCAIVGGETAEMPGMYSEEEYDLAGFTVGIVEKSKLITGEHIKEGDVIIGLQSNGVHSNGFSLVRKVLLEENQLQLQETYDGFSQSLGAELLTPTRIYVKPLLKVLEKFEVKGISHITGGGFYENIPRMLPEQVGADIQFGTWTIPPIFSFIEEKGSISKKDMFSTFNMGIGMALVVSEQDAKQVIAELESHGETAFAIGRVKQGEGVSIGGIS
- the purN gene encoding phosphoribosylglycinamide formyltransferase, giving the protein MMKLAVFASGSGTNFQAIIDAVEDGRLQAELVLLVCDKPEAKAIERANTHQIPTFVFQPKQYSNKEAFELEILAQLQNCNVDYIALAGYMRLIGPTLLQAFEGRIINIHPSLLPAFPGKDAIGQAFQAKVSETGVTIHYVDEGMDTGPIIAQGKIQVDKEDTIEAVTKKIQKVEHELYPATLQKLFSEKVGRELNDDN